In Aquila chrysaetos chrysaetos chromosome 2, bAquChr1.4, whole genome shotgun sequence, the following are encoded in one genomic region:
- the THUMPD2 gene encoding THUMP domain-containing protein 2, whose product MYSGGPLFLERLCIKYGFVEPQIFVHLNDIDSVVGIPLFRLPLANREYIKTAGLPSTIAWAMAFLAEISSGAFVLDPMCGLGMILLEAAKEWPITCCWGADISDSQLDVNTRTAGLMDKIELLKDSVKVLPLPSESFDTVISDILFGKKFKITKDIQILLDVLQEMERVLCVGGTIVLLLNQDLHKHMDGITKCGENDSPNTFSGGTSETATAKALNIDGNSSSLVNGVEESFFSSRQTRFGSLVPDGVYGVSFGERDAFIYKYGKISTAGT is encoded by the exons aTCTTTGTACATCTTAATGACATCGACTCTGTGGTGGGGATTCCTCTTTTCAG GCTTCCATTGGCAAACAGAGAGTATATCAAAACAGCAGGACTGCCATCAACAATTGCTTGGGCCATGGCATTTCTGGCTGAAATCAGT TCTGGTGCCTTTGTGCTGGATCCCATGTGTGGGCTAGGAATGATACTGCTGGAAGCTGCCAAAGAGTGGCCCATAA CCTGTTGCTGGGGTGCTGATATAAGTGATTCACAGTTAGATGTGAATACTAGGACTGCAGGCTTGATGGATAAGATTGAGTTACTTAAAGATTCTGTGAAAG TGTTGCCATTGCCTTCAGAAAGCTTTGACACTGTGATTTCAGATATTCTGTTTGGGAAGAAGTTCAAGATCACAAAAGACATACAGATCTTACTGGATGTTCTCCAGGAAATGGAGAG AGTATTATGTGTGGGAGGGACTATCGTATTGCTACTGAACCAAGATCTCCATAAGCACATGGATGGCATTACCAAGTGTGGTGAAAATGACTCTCCTAATACCTTTTCTGGTGGCACAAGTGAAACTGCCACTGCAAAAGCCCTGAATATTGATGGGAATTCTTCTTCCTTAGTGAATGGTGTTGAAGAAtcctttttcagcagcagacaGACACGTTTTGGGTCTCTGGTGCCAGATGGTGTCTATGGAGTTAGTTTTGGAGAGAGGGATGCTTTCATATACAAATACGGGAAGATTTCTACTGCTGGGACTTAG
- the TMEM178A gene encoding LOW QUALITY PROTEIN: transmembrane protein 178A (The sequence of the model RefSeq protein was modified relative to this genomic sequence to represent the inferred CDS: inserted 3 bases in 2 codons; substituted 2 bases at 2 genomic stop codons) produces MAPRLSSAQAQGTPHRPAPLLRGGPCACAGRHQAGPPFLRMLPPRCGHPLRSTRRPGGRVRSAPPSAPPSASACACAVLGPCLSLGALGLLLAPAAGTRPTRGGTGSACEGGRRCRSAASPSGPVFATHAGLWRTRCXLGIDSRLDSLLLWGIAQRCTAIKYHFSXLVCLHNIRFNLVKMIHQDEWHLRHLRKIMAXVAADVLLCECIIAAVSCFWEESLTQHIAGLLFLGTETFCIVSLCTYAASISYDXNHLPTFISNLPSDVEHGYSWSVFSAWCSLGFTVAAACLCTAYPFVSRATLCSLRRSHFSLFIHSASFSIFYTVPLE; encoded by the exons ATGGCGCCGCGCCTCAGCTCCGCGCAGGCGCAAGGTACGCCgcaccgccccgccccgctcctccGCGGCGGCCCTTGCGCCTGCGCGGGCCGGCACCAGGCGGGGCCTCCTTTCCTGCGCATGCTCCCGCCGCGCTGCGGCCACCCGCTCCGCTCCACGCGACGtccg GGTGGGCGTGTGAGGAGCGCGCCGCCCTCGGCACCTCCCTCCGCCTCCGCCTGCGCCTGCGCCGTGCTGGGGCCGTGCCTGAGCCTGGGCgcgctggggctgctgctggcaccgGCCGCCGGGACGAGACCGACCCGCGGCGGCACCGGCAGCGCTTGCGAGGGTGGCCGCCGCTGCCGCTCCGCCGCTTCCCCCTCCGGGCCGGTGTTCGCCACGCACGCCGGGCTGTGGCGGACCCGCTGCTAACTGGGCATCGACTCCCGCCTCGACAGCCTC CTCTTGTGGG GCATCGCTCAGAGATGCACTGCTATCAAGTACCACTTTTCCTAGCTGGTATGTTTGCACAACATCCGCTTCAACCTGGTGAAGATGATCCACCAAGACGAATGGCATTTGCGCC ACTTGAGAAAGATCATGGC CGTGGCTGCAGATGTTCTTCTCTGCGAGTGCATCATTGCAGCAGTCAGCTGCTTCTGGGAGGAAAGCCTCACCCAGCACATTGCAGGTCTGCTGTTCCTGGGGACAG aaacattttgcattGTATCTCTGTGCACTTATGCAGCCAGCATATCATACG CTAACCACCTCCCCACATTCATCTCTAATCTTCCCAGTGATGTAGAGCATGGATACAGCTggtctgtattttctgcttggTGCAGTCTGGGGTTTACAGTAGCAGCTGCGTGTCTTTGCACAGCTTACCCGTTTGTTAGCAGGGCAACATTATGCAGCCTCC GTAGAAGTCACTTTTCATTGTTCATCCACTCGGCAAGTTTTTCCATCTTCTACACCGTGCCCTTGGAGTAA